A single Chryseobacterium sp. DNA region contains:
- a CDS encoding acyl-CoA thioesterase — MTTDERIEASETRIFKAVFPNTTNHYDTLFGGTAMQLMDEVAFITATRFARKRVVTVSSDKIDFKKPIPAGTIVELIGKVAHVGKTSMKVNVEIYTEQMYSYEREKAIVGDFTFVAIDEFKKPIQIL; from the coding sequence ATGACTACAGACGAAAGAATTGAAGCATCCGAAACCAGAATCTTTAAAGCGGTTTTCCCTAACACCACCAACCATTATGATACCCTTTTTGGAGGTACAGCCATGCAGCTGATGGACGAAGTAGCTTTCATCACCGCAACACGGTTTGCGAGAAAAAGAGTAGTGACTGTAAGCAGTGATAAAATAGATTTTAAAAAACCTATTCCTGCCGGAACCATCGTTGAACTGATCGGGAAAGTGGCCCATGTCGGAAAAACAAGTATGAAAGTAAACGTTGAGATCTATACTGAGCAGATGTATTCTTACGAAAGAGAAAAAGCAATCGTAGGAGATTTCACCTTTGTGGCCATTGATGAATTCAAGAAGCCAATTCAAATACTATAA
- a CDS encoding fibronectin type III domain-containing protein, translating to MISNISFTPSTVSWAADPTTPDIVRIRPVGGAPWFVFNSLPSGQNSFTFTNLTPCTAYEVQVVKICAVTGIWSNSVAFSTIVNYCSSASLLIKK from the coding sequence GTGATATCCAATATCAGCTTTACGCCTTCTACAGTAAGCTGGGCTGCAGATCCTACTACACCGGATATAGTAAGAATACGACCTGTAGGAGGAGCTCCATGGTTTGTTTTCAACAGTTTGCCTTCCGGACAAAATTCTTTTACTTTTACTAATCTCACCCCTTGTACAGCTTATGAAGTGCAGGTTGTCAAAATTTGTGCAGTTACAGGAATCTGGTCTAATTCTGTAGCTTTTTCAACAATTGTTAATTATTGCAGTTCGGCGTCGCTGTTGATCAAAAAATAA